In Patescibacteria group bacterium, the DNA window CACAATTCATACCCTCAGCTCCCATTTATCTACATTGCTAAAATGGATACAGCCGTGACAAGTCAAGCAATCTTTTGTTTCGTATTCTCTTTGGTCGAACCAACGACAATCCGGGCACGATTTTGGAATATACAGGTTTTCTTTTATTATATCCAAAGCGGCCCTATCCATTACATACAGTTCATCTTTATCTCCATAGGCTACAAGTTTAGCGTGAATCGAACCTTCAAAGACTTCTACTGCCTCTTGTAATGTTTTCATTTATTTCCTCCGAGGGCTTGCCCGCGTTTGTCTTGCGGGCGGTTTTATTTCACACAACGGCTGCCGCACCTGACGGACAATCCATAATCAATTTGCTCCGGCAGGTTCGCCCGAAGGCCCGTCCTCGGGCTTTACGGCTGCGGCTTGTTGTGTGATGTTTTGGCCGCTTCTTTGTCTTGCGCCGCTGGCTTTAATTCTTCAATCCAAGCGTTCGCGAGACCCATCAACGCCTCTGGTATTTTGGCATCACTCACAGCGTTGACCATTTTTGGCGTGACATAGATGATGGCCGCTTTCTTTGTGTTTGGAACAAGCGTAATCGGAATAATAAGAATTAAAGAGAAGTAGATAAGTCGCTTCATCCAGTGTGCATATTGGTCCCGGCGATCTTGTTCCCAATCACCAAACACCAAGGCAAGTCCGAGAACACCAGCGGCAATAATAGAAAGCCAGAAAACAACATTCAGGGCCATCGACAGATCGTCGAGCATCACGATAATGTAGACGAATAATCCAGACATTTTTTCTCCTTTGTTTTCGCCTTTAGCGGCGCTCTTTGTTTTGCGGCCAAAATTTCACACAACGGTCAACGCACTTTTGCGACTCTCCATAATTTTTTTAAGGAGCAAAAGAACGCCCGAAGTTTTGCACCAATCCAATAAATAAATTTAAGTACAAAATTTACGGGCTGCGTGTTGTTGGGCGCTGATGCTTGCTCTGCCTTTGCGGGCGGCTCTTTCTTAATTGGAGCGGTAGTGGTAATTGTGGTAAACGCCGATTCAGGGCAGCGATGATGATATTTATTTATGTGGCGCGTACCATAACCGCCAATTCTATCGGGACACCAACAGCCACCGCAAGGCTCTGTTTTCTTTGTTCCACAAACCGGACAGGCAACGCGCCCATCAGAATCAAGCATATCATATTCTTCTTTTAGCATTTTGCCTTTCCGCCCGCTCTTCTGTCTTGAGCAAGCATTTGCGCCCAACTTGTCCCATCACGCAATATATCGCACTCGCAACATATCGCGCACGCCTTTTAGGTTACTCATTTGAACAGCTCCATTTGTTTAAGTGTCCAGACCCTCGCCAGCAGGACGGTCTTCTCTTGGCACGTAATATCCACCAAGGGCCTGCCGTATCTCTTCCGGTGTTGCAACCGGTCCATTGTCTATATCGTTAGGGTTTTGGTATCGCGGGCCATAGGATGCCTGAGGTGGTGGTGGCGGCGGCTCGTCTTCCCATCGGCGCTGATTGATGTAGGTTGCAGGCATTGGGATAAATTGGCCGTGTTCTTTGGTCCACTGTTCGGACTTGACCTGCCACTGAAGGGCCGATATGATATTCAATACGGTTTCAACCGGGCATTTAATTTTCAGCCATGCCTTTTCTGCGGCTCCCTTCCCGGTCTTTTTTGGATATGCTTTCCAAAACTGTTCAAACGGCAACCCCCCCTTGGGGGGTGTGGGGGGTATTATCTTTTCTTTTCTTTCCTCTACTCTACTCTCCTTTACTCTACTTTCCCCCATTGTTTGGGGATTGTTTGGGGATTGTTCGCCTAACAACTCTTTTTTGCGATAATTAATGGCATATTCTCGCTCTTTGGAAACTTCAGCTATTCTTTTTCGTACTCCGTTTGAAGTATAGACACCCCTTGAAATTTCGACTAAAAGGCCAAGCTGGATACAATCGGCAATTATCTTGGTTTGTTGTTCGGGAGATAGTCGGGCATTGTTAGCCGATAAATCCCCAAACAATCCGTTTAGGTTGACTTCTCCATGTTCTGTTTTATAGGCAGACTGCCAAAATTTCAAAATCCATACAAGGCCATTATTACCATGCAGTGTTTCTAATGCTTGAATTTGCTCGTTAAACGTGACATCCAGCGGAAAATAATCAAGACCTATTTTTTTAGAGCGTGCCATAAATGCCTTAAAAAAGGGTTATCCTGGGGGGATCGGCAAGAAACACCCAGGACAAGGACCGAGGCTTGCGCTTACGGTTAACCCAACGTTACAAAGGAGGATTGCCGATCCATGCCCTTAATATACTATTCTCGATTTCGGAGAGCAAATCTTATTTTCGTAAACCGTGAGAATTATTAAATGGCATGGATTTGCAAAACTAGCCCAATTAGA includes these proteins:
- a CDS encoding Lin1244/Lin1753 domain-containing protein, which encodes MARSKKIGLDYFPLDVTFNEQIQALETLHGNNGLVWILKFWQSAYKTEHGEVNLNGLFGDLSANNARLSPEQQTKIIADCIQLGLLVEISRGVYTSNGVRKRIAEVSKEREYAINYRKKELLGEQSPNNPQTMGESRVKESRVEERKEKIIPPTPPKGGLPFEQFWKAYPKKTGKGAAEKAWLKIKCPVETVLNIISALQWQVKSEQWTKEHGQFIPMPATYINQRRWEDEPPPPPPQASYGPRYQNPNDIDNGPVATPEEIRQALGGYYVPREDRPAGEGLDT